GTGAGATAGTCATCGGCACCGGTCTGCAACCCCTTGACGCGATCTTCCACGGAACCCCGCGCGCTGAGGATGATGACGGGCGTCGCGACCTTGCCCTTTCGCATCTCCCCGACCACGGACAACCCGTCGAGGCCGGGAAGCATGATATCAACGATGGCCGCGTCATAGGGTTCCGTCGTCGCCAGCGTGAGACCCTCCCTGCCGTCGGCGACATGGTCGACGGCGCACCCCGCGGCCTTCATCCCTTTTATGATGAACGACGCGATCTTTTCATCATCTTCGACAAGCAGTATTCTCACGGCGTTTTCCCGCAGGCCCGCCACGGGTCACCGGACGCGGGGCCCTTCACTATCCTTGCACAGACGGGAGACATTCGTCAATCGGCGGGCGGATCATGTCCGGCTCTCCCCGTCTACAATCTTCAGAAGGTCGATGGGGTGCTCGAGCAGGGATTCCGCGCCGTGCGTAACCAATTCCTCTTTCGTCCTAAAACCCCAGAGAGCCCCCGCCGGATGCATGCCCGCGTTGCGCGCGGTTTCCATATCGACGTCGGAATCTCCCACGTATATCAACCGTTCAGGTTCGATCCCCAGTTGCCGGGCGACGGACAGAACTCCTGTGGGGTCCGGTTTCTCCGGCATTCCGGCCCCGGCCCCGATGACAACCGGGAATGGCCTGCCGGGAAAGAGCTCCCCCACGATCCTCTTTGTCAGGTGATCGATCTTGTTGGAAAAGACGGCCCTCTTGATCCTTCGCCTGTCGAGCCCGTCAATCAGATCGGTGATACCCTCATAGGGCCGGGTCTTCTTCAGGCAGTTCATACCGTATTCCTTCAGCAACGAGTCGCGGCAGATGACAATGCGGGCTTCGTCTCTCGCGTCCTCGGGCAGGGAGCGCACGACAAGGTTCCTCATTCCCCTGCCGACGAAGGCCTTGTATTCCGTGAGACCATGCGTCGGAAAACCATATTTTCTTAGGAT
This DNA window, taken from Syntrophorhabdus sp., encodes the following:
- a CDS encoding HAD family hydrolase, which gives rise to MRFNGVIFDLDGTLVDSLEDIGDSMNNILRKYGFPTHGLTEYKAFVGRGMRNLVVRSLPEDARDEARIVICRDSLLKEYGMNCLKKTRPYEGITDLIDGLDRRRIKRAVFSNKIDHLTKRIVGELFPGRPFPVVIGAGAGMPEKPDPTGVLSVARQLGIEPERLIYVGDSDVDMETARNAGMHPAGALWGFRTKEELVTHGAESLLEHPIDLLKIVDGESRT